gccagccctgccagcataaaGCCGGCCCAGCGCCTCTCTCCCTCACAGACGCCTCCTGACGCCTTCTCCTGcgctctgctccctccaccaggtcagcctccagcccctcaccctccttctgctgccccaaagGCCATCTCTCTCACAGCCCTGCGCTCCCTCCacaccctctctctcttccagggCCCCTCCACCCCACACCCATGGCCTGCTACGACCGCTGCCGCCCCTGCGGACCCACCCCgctggccaacagctgcaacGAGCCCTGCgtcaggcagtgccaggactcCCGCGTCTTCATCCAGCCTTCCCCCGTGCTGGTCACCCTGCCAGGACCCATCCTCACCTCCTTCCCACAGAGCACCGCCGTCGGATCCtcctcaggggctgccctgggcaccgagCTCAACGCCCAGGGACAGCCCATCTCCTCCGGCGCCTTCGGCTACGGCTACGGCTACGGCGTGGCTGGCCTGGGCTATGGCTGTGGCGCCGCAAGAGGCTGCTACCCCTGCTGAGGGCCCTGCACACCCCCCCTgacaccacacacagcctgcaacagctcctgcagcacaagccccTGGCCTGATGCTCGCCCTGCTTGCCCCTCACACcgcctcccttccccctgctgttcctgcctctgccctctgctttgccctcaaTAAACTTCTCCTGCACACCAGACCCAGGTGCCTCCTCTgcatttcttctcccaggcctctACCAGCTTCACAGGGGAAAATGGCTTGGCTCAAGAGGccttgggggtgggtggggaaagTGCCAGAAGACCTCTCATCGGAAGGAGTGACCAGCATTACCTCTAGACACTCAGTCTACCACCTGGACTCTTCCAGAATGTGCCACAAGTCCACcacttgctcacagccttcaaGCACTCTCCTGCACACCCTTCCAATGaattcagcctgctccagggacacTTGGCTGAAtctcctcccaccagcctggctggacaagcccaactctctcagcttggcctcatcttcctggcctcctctggatccattccaacacctccatgtccttcctggccTGGGGGCTCCACAGCTCAACCccacactgcagctgagctctcctgACAGTTGAGTAACCATGgagcatcacctcccttgacctgctgctcatgcagcagctcgtccctccagcctgtcagccacaccacacagcttgctgtcatccacagacttgctgagggtgccttgaTCCCATGTCACCAACACAGACCTGCTCCCAAGGTGCAcctctgagggacaccactcgtTACTGGTCTCCACTTGTACATCAAACCTtggaccacaactctctgagtaGTGGGCATCCAGACTATTCCTTATCCACCAACCTGTCCCCCCAGCAAGTCCACAGCTCTTCAGTTGAGAGACTTGGCTGTTGTGCAGGACACTGACAAACGCTTTGCACACGTCCAGGTAGGTGACATCAGGTGCTCTGCCCTTACCCACCAACACTCCAACCCTCTTGCAGAAGGCCACCAAATTTGTCAGCCACACTGAGACCTTCTTGAAGCCATGCTGCTTGTCACTCAGCACCTCTCTGTTCTCTGCCCATCTTGCCACAGTCTCCAGCAAGATCTTCTCCATGGtcttgctgggcacaggggtgaCACCATCAGGCCTGTAGTCAAGCTCACTCTTCCTCTTTAGCCTCCTCACATGGCCATCACCTGCTGccacctgcctgctgggcacccTTTCACCTTACCCCAGGGATGGATGAGGATGGCCAACACTGGGCCCCACGGATACGAGTTCTGGGCTCCACCACTTGAGACTTGCCCCAGCCAGATTTTGGGGCACTCATCAGAAGCCTCTGGGCCCAGAGCTTAAGCACTTTGCAGTGCACCACACTGGCCACttacagagcaggctgctggccagcTTCTGTAGCAGCATGCA
This genomic window from Dryobates pubescens isolate bDryPub1 chromosome 23, bDryPub1.pri, whole genome shotgun sequence contains:
- the LOC128898396 gene encoding feather beta keratin-like codes for the protein MACYDRCRPCGPTPLANSCNEPCVRQCQDSRVFIQPSPVLVTLPGPILTSFPQSTAVGSSSGAALGTELNAQGQPISSGAFGYGYGYGVAGLGYGCGAARGCYPC